In the Wyeomyia smithii strain HCP4-BCI-WySm-NY-G18 chromosome 2, ASM2978416v1, whole genome shotgun sequence genome, one interval contains:
- the LOC129725768 gene encoding uncharacterized protein K02A2.6-like yields the protein MPEVLVSDNGTQLTSDVFERFCEANGIMHLKTAPFHPQSNGQVERFVDTFKRTIKKIQAGGESLEKAIDTFLLCYRSTPCRNAPDGKSPAEVLLGKPLRTSFELLRPPTRFFKDNSLKQNKQFNAKHGAKEKSFEVKNKVFAQVHYGNKCNWVPGEIVERVGTVIYNVWLPEMQRLIRSHSNQLRTRYEDKPSESCEAERTVPLDILLGAWGLGPTEPNTTKEVASTSGSSESLNDFQREFLRELMGREEGNPRPRLPKQPPTIDPEVQRRSTRQRRTPIRYEPYQVY from the coding sequence ATGCCTGAAGTGCTAGTGTCGGACAATGGGACACAGCTAACAAGCGATGTGTTTGAGCGATTTTGCGAGGCAAACGGTATTATGCATCTCAAAACAGCGCCGTTCCATCCCCAAAGCAATGGGCAAGTGGAACGTTTTGTCGACACGTTCAAAcggacaataaaaaaaattcaggcgGGAGGAGAGTCATTAGAAAAAGCAATTGATACCTTTTTGCTCTGCTACAGATCTACACCGTGTCGAAATGCTCCAGACGGCAAATCCCCGGCGGAAGTGCTTTTAGGAAAACCATTGCGGACATCATTTGAACTGCTCCGCCCTCCAACCAGATTTTTCAAGGATAACAGTCTgaagcaaaacaaacaattcaACGCTAAACATGGTGCGAAGGAAAAATCCTTCGAGGTGAAAAATAAAGTGTTTGCCCAAGTGCACTACGGAAACAAATGCAACTGGGTGCCAGGAGAAATCGTTGAACGAGTGGGTACTGTCATATACAACGTTTGGCTTCCAGAAATGCAGCGGCTTATCCGGTCGCATAGCAACCAACTGAGGACACGCTACGAAGATAAACCGAGTGAATCATGTGAAGCAGAGCGGACTGTCCCCCTCGACATACTGTTGGGCGCCTGGGGACTCGGTCCAACCGAACCAAATACTACTAAGGAGGTAGCATCGACATCAGGATCGTCGGAAAGTTTGAATGATTTTCAACGGGAGTTTTTGCGAGAGCTCATGGGTCGCGAAGAGGGAAATCCTCGACCTCGGTTACCAAAACAGCCACCTACGATAGATCCTGAGGTACAACGTCGTTCGACGCGTCAGCGTAGAACACCAATCCGCTACGAACCCTACCAGGTTTACTAA